The Primulina tabacum isolate GXHZ01 chromosome 16, ASM2559414v2, whole genome shotgun sequence genome window below encodes:
- the LOC142529552 gene encoding protein FAR1-RELATED SEQUENCE 5-like isoform X1 encodes MRSSASTERARIMIKRQNLLFRSHFVDIDKGCEAAEIKVGGNGCDVESEGSFEELNENDFFDAKDLEGSEVAEPCVGMEFESEDDAKRFYNDYALRVGFVVRIMQRRRSEIDGRTLARRLGCNKQGFSPNVIGKIGPGRKARPNAREGCKATILFKMAKSGKWVVTRFVKEHNHPLVVTVHEHTMVRDKDKEIQELTQELQHQDQLCAEYRERLLNLLANVEKESDHLSSRVLSVVESVRKSEAEALKMFSTESLKM; translated from the exons ATGCGGAGTTCAGCTTCAACAGAGCGGGCGAGAATTATGATAAAACGCCAAAATCTGCTATTCAGAAGTCACTTCG TGGATATTGATAAAGGATGCGAAGCAGCTGAAATCAAGGTAGGAGGAAATGGGTGTGATGTTGAATCAGAAGGAAGCTTTGAGGAATTaaatgaaaatgatttttttgatgCTAAGGACTTGGAGGGAAGTGAAGTTGCAGAACCGTGCGTAGGCATGGAATTCGAATCGGAAGATGATGCAAAGAGATTTTATAATGATTATGCCCTGAGAGTAGGATTTGTTGTACGCATTATGCAACGCCGTCGTTCAGAGATAGATGGTAGAACTCTTGCTAGGCGTCTTGGATGTAACAAACAGGGTTTTTCTCCTAATGTGATAGGCAAGATAGGGCCAGGAAGAAAGGCTCGGCCTAATGCACGTGAAGGTTGCAAAGCAACAATACTTTTTAAGATGGCGAAATCTGGAAAGTGGGTTGTTACTAGATTTGTGAAGGAGCATAACCATCCTCTGGTCGTGACTGTTCATGAACATACAATGGTG CGTGACAAGGACAAGGAAATCCAAGAACTCACTCAAGAACTGCAGCATCAAGATCAGCTATGCGCAGAATACCGAGAAAGACTACTAAATCTCCTGGCGAACGTCGAGAAGGAATCTGATCACTTGTCTTCTAGAGTTCTATCAGTTGTTGAAAGCGTGCGAAAATCAGAAGCTGAAGCACTTAAGATGTTCAGTACAGAGTCTTTGAAAATGTGA
- the LOC142529552 gene encoding protein FAR1-RELATED SEQUENCE 5-like isoform X2: MDIDKGCEAAEIKVGGNGCDVESEGSFEELNENDFFDAKDLEGSEVAEPCVGMEFESEDDAKRFYNDYALRVGFVVRIMQRRRSEIDGRTLARRLGCNKQGFSPNVIGKIGPGRKARPNAREGCKATILFKMAKSGKWVVTRFVKEHNHPLVVTVHEHTMVRDKDKEIQELTQELQHQDQLCAEYRERLLNLLANVEKESDHLSSRVLSVVESVRKSEAEALKMFSTESLKM, from the exons A TGGATATTGATAAAGGATGCGAAGCAGCTGAAATCAAGGTAGGAGGAAATGGGTGTGATGTTGAATCAGAAGGAAGCTTTGAGGAATTaaatgaaaatgatttttttgatgCTAAGGACTTGGAGGGAAGTGAAGTTGCAGAACCGTGCGTAGGCATGGAATTCGAATCGGAAGATGATGCAAAGAGATTTTATAATGATTATGCCCTGAGAGTAGGATTTGTTGTACGCATTATGCAACGCCGTCGTTCAGAGATAGATGGTAGAACTCTTGCTAGGCGTCTTGGATGTAACAAACAGGGTTTTTCTCCTAATGTGATAGGCAAGATAGGGCCAGGAAGAAAGGCTCGGCCTAATGCACGTGAAGGTTGCAAAGCAACAATACTTTTTAAGATGGCGAAATCTGGAAAGTGGGTTGTTACTAGATTTGTGAAGGAGCATAACCATCCTCTGGTCGTGACTGTTCATGAACATACAATGGTG CGTGACAAGGACAAGGAAATCCAAGAACTCACTCAAGAACTGCAGCATCAAGATCAGCTATGCGCAGAATACCGAGAAAGACTACTAAATCTCCTGGCGAACGTCGAGAAGGAATCTGATCACTTGTCTTCTAGAGTTCTATCAGTTGTTGAAAGCGTGCGAAAATCAGAAGCTGAAGCACTTAAGATGTTCAGTACAGAGTCTTTGAAAATGTGA